A DNA window from Desulfobaculum bizertense DSM 18034 contains the following coding sequences:
- a CDS encoding 2-amino-3,7-dideoxy-D-threo-hept-6-ulosonate synthase → MMLGKTIRSERIFNRNTGRTIIVPMDHGVTVGPIYGLVDLKGTVNQIAEGGANAVLMHKGLARCTHRGAGRDLGLIVHLSASTSLSPTPNAKTLVGTVEDALRLGADGVSVHVNLGDECEGQMLGALGEVASKAADWGLPLMAMLYARGPKIENEYDPTVVQHCARVGMELGADVVKVAYTGDIDSFAKVVESCCIPVVIAGGPKLDNTRDLLSMVHDSVQAGGAGLSIGRNVFQHPNVSLLLKTLNGIVHQGWDLDQAMENMGEHLD, encoded by the coding sequence ATGATGCTTGGCAAAACCATTCGCTCAGAAAGAATTTTCAACCGGAATACCGGCCGGACTATCATCGTTCCCATGGACCACGGTGTGACTGTCGGCCCGATTTACGGACTCGTTGACCTCAAGGGGACGGTCAACCAGATCGCAGAAGGTGGCGCAAATGCTGTGCTTATGCACAAAGGCCTTGCCCGCTGCACGCACCGCGGTGCTGGTCGCGACCTCGGCCTGATTGTTCACCTTTCTGCCAGCACCTCGCTTAGCCCGACCCCAAATGCAAAAACCTTGGTCGGTACCGTGGAAGACGCGCTTCGTCTCGGTGCAGACGGTGTGTCTGTCCACGTGAACCTTGGCGATGAGTGCGAAGGCCAAATGCTTGGCGCACTTGGCGAAGTTGCGAGCAAAGCCGCCGACTGGGGCCTGCCGCTTATGGCAATGCTCTACGCCCGCGGACCCAAAATCGAAAACGAGTACGACCCCACTGTAGTACAGCACTGTGCACGCGTTGGCATGGAACTCGGCGCTGATGTCGTCAAAGTCGCGTACACTGGCGATATTGACAGTTTTGCAAAAGTTGTCGAATCCTGCTGTATTCCTGTCGTGATTGCCGGTGGTCCAAAGCTGGACAACACCCGCGACCTGCTCAGCATGGTCCACGACAGCGTGCAGGCTGGCGGCGCTGGCCTTTCCATCGGCCGTAACGTCTTCCAGCACCCCAATGTCTCTCTGCTGCTCAAGACCCTGAACGGGATTGTGCATCAGGGCTGGGATCTGGATCAGGCTATGGAAAACATGGGCGAACACCTCGACTAA
- a CDS encoding 3-dehydroquinate synthase II family protein, whose amino-acid sequence MKKIFVSAIPFDKHFVTLALESGVDGVIVDAKDTDKVKHLAKVDVFPTDSFSFFSLKAKDDEKKAADALAKKRSVILREGWEVIPVENLLAQGEGLGVEVDSYDRAILAAGILERGVDFIVVTPKAAADLKPIVAELKLSQGILDLETAKVTAVEPAGLGHRVCVDTLSLLKSGQGMLVGNSSAFTALVHAETEKNEYVAARPFRVNAGAVHAYAVMPGDKTNYLEELSSGSQVLIVDASGKTSVATVGRVKVEVRPMLLVSAKTTSGAEGRIFLQNAETIRMVRPDGSPVSVVDLKPGDEILVRTDAAGRHFGMRIQEEIKEG is encoded by the coding sequence ATGAAAAAGATTTTTGTATCAGCAATCCCCTTTGATAAGCATTTCGTCACCCTCGCGCTGGAATCCGGTGTTGATGGCGTGATCGTCGACGCCAAGGATACGGACAAAGTCAAGCATCTTGCCAAGGTTGATGTGTTTCCCACAGACAGCTTCTCTTTCTTTAGCCTCAAGGCAAAGGACGATGAGAAAAAAGCTGCTGATGCCCTGGCAAAAAAACGGTCTGTTATCCTCAGGGAAGGATGGGAAGTTATTCCCGTCGAAAACCTCCTCGCACAGGGCGAAGGTCTTGGCGTGGAAGTCGACTCCTATGATCGCGCTATTCTCGCTGCTGGCATTCTTGAGCGCGGCGTGGATTTCATTGTTGTGACCCCCAAGGCCGCAGCAGACCTGAAGCCGATTGTCGCAGAACTCAAGCTCTCTCAGGGTATTCTTGACCTTGAGACCGCAAAGGTCACTGCCGTTGAACCCGCAGGACTGGGGCACCGCGTTTGTGTGGATACCCTGAGCCTCCTCAAGTCAGGACAGGGCATGCTCGTTGGTAACTCCAGCGCGTTCACTGCTCTTGTTCATGCCGAAACCGAAAAGAACGAATACGTGGCCGCACGACCATTCAGGGTCAACGCCGGAGCCGTTCACGCCTACGCCGTGATGCCCGGTGACAAGACAAATTACCTTGAGGAACTCTCCTCAGGCAGTCAGGTGCTGATCGTTGACGCGTCAGGAAAAACTTCTGTTGCTACAGTTGGACGTGTCAAAGTTGAAGTACGGCCGATGCTGCTTGTGAGTGCGAAAACCACCTCGGGAGCTGAAGGCCGTATTTTTTTGCAGAATGCAGAAACAATTCGGATGGTTCGGCCCGATGGCAGCCCGGTTTCAGTCGTTGATCTGAAACCCGGTGATGAAATTCTCGTTCGAACGGATGCCGCTGGCCGTCACTTCGGTATGCGCATCCAGGAAGAAATTAAGGAAGGCTAA
- the pheA gene encoding prephenate dehydratase yields MGDDRSDWSGEERLGDLRKEIDTIDRELVALLNRRAKCSLEVGETKKGAGDCIFKPKREMQVMERLLVQTDVLPEQHLRAIYREIFSSSRKLQRPQRVAYLGPEGTFSYFAGVEFLGHCADYLPQNDIEGVFRSVASGESGLGIVPLENSLHGTVGQSLDLFLRFGVRIQSELFCKISHNVMGRVKDLASVKRVYSHPQPLAQCARWLRSNLPSAGLVPVESTAAAARRAMSDPEGVAIGHIQLAQLFDLDVMVRSIEDLPDNWTRFVVIGRGKETGLANDKTSLLFTVPDKSGALSSMLDAFTRHGINLKKLESRPMRGEKWKYVFFVDLECDLEHEEYRDVMADLEANCLTLRVLGSYPAGPSLDVSAEDGAETPQP; encoded by the coding sequence ATGGGAGACGATCGCAGCGACTGGTCCGGCGAAGAACGCTTGGGCGATTTGCGGAAAGAAATTGATACCATTGACCGTGAGCTGGTGGCTCTGCTGAACCGCAGAGCCAAGTGCTCCCTCGAAGTGGGGGAGACCAAAAAGGGCGCAGGAGACTGCATCTTTAAGCCAAAGCGGGAAATGCAGGTCATGGAGCGCCTTCTGGTACAGACCGATGTCTTGCCAGAGCAACACCTCAGGGCCATCTATCGAGAAATTTTTTCCTCCAGCCGCAAGCTCCAGCGGCCACAGCGCGTGGCCTATCTGGGGCCGGAAGGGACCTTCTCCTATTTCGCGGGTGTAGAATTTTTGGGGCACTGTGCAGACTACCTGCCCCAGAACGACATTGAGGGCGTTTTCAGAAGCGTTGCTTCTGGCGAATCCGGGCTGGGCATTGTCCCGCTCGAAAACTCCCTCCACGGAACAGTCGGCCAGAGCCTTGACCTGTTCCTTCGCTTTGGAGTGCGGATTCAGAGCGAACTGTTTTGCAAGATTAGCCACAACGTGATGGGCAGGGTCAAAGACCTTGCATCGGTCAAGCGGGTCTACTCGCACCCGCAGCCCCTTGCCCAGTGTGCCCGCTGGCTCCGGTCAAATCTGCCAAGCGCAGGACTGGTTCCTGTCGAGAGCACCGCGGCCGCAGCTCGTCGGGCCATGAGCGACCCCGAAGGCGTCGCCATCGGTCACATTCAGCTCGCACAGCTTTTTGACCTTGATGTCATGGTGCGTAGCATCGAAGACCTGCCAGACAACTGGACGCGTTTTGTGGTGATCGGGCGAGGAAAAGAAACAGGCCTTGCCAATGACAAGACCTCGCTTCTGTTTACGGTGCCGGATAAATCAGGTGCCTTGTCCTCTATGCTGGATGCGTTTACCCGGCATGGCATTAACCTGAAAAAACTTGAGTCGCGCCCCATGCGCGGCGAAAAGTGGAAGTACGTGTTCTTTGTCGATCTGGAATGCGACCTTGAACACGAGGAGTACAGGGATGTGATGGCAGACCTCGAGGCAAATTGCCTGACTCTGCGCGTCCTTGGCAGTTATCCGGCCGGCCCGTCTCTGGATGTGTCAGCAGAAGACGGAGCAGAGACTCCGCAACCATAA
- a CDS encoding DUF2283 domain-containing protein: MKVNYDAQNDVLKISLSSTPVRNCDFDKPGVVLGYGSDGSLVDLEIREASRKIDNPRSVDLAMNGRSVHGVRLL; the protein is encoded by the coding sequence ATGAAAGTCAATTACGATGCACAAAACGACGTCCTGAAAATCTCCCTGTCCAGTACCCCGGTGCGCAACTGTGATTTTGACAAGCCCGGCGTTGTACTCGGTTACGGAAGTGACGGAAGTCTGGTGGATCTGGAAATCCGTGAAGCTTCACGGAAGATTGACAACCCGCGCAGTGTGGACCTGGCCATGAATGGCCGCTCGGTCCACGGCGTGCGTCTCCTGTAA
- the aroA gene encoding 3-phosphoshikimate 1-carboxyvinyltransferase, whose protein sequence is MTTANDLIHIAAPASKSLSHRAVIAAALSEGKSRLTGVLQSVDLDHTMDCLRACGATIVRNSDGSVEVTGVSGTPRGGESKPADLDVHESGTTCRLMTGVVAAGRGSFRIHGAPRMHERPIGALAQVLENLGSVFVWEGQKGFPPFVLSTSGVSGGSVNVDAGESSQYVSGLLLAAACGAETTRLGLSGEKVVSWPYVALTLQIMEDFGVPVEVEECDENGNFVACDWRSITHAVPGKTRFVVKPGRYQSRDAAVEGDWSNASYFLAAGATGKRAIELSGLRQDSLQGDRAILDILEEMGAEVSWSENGVKVGPPKNGALRGVTVDMAACPDIVPTVAVVAAQASSRTVISGAAHLRIKECDRIEAMRSQLSKVGAKVQATDDGLIIDPAPLTPGPVDMKSFGDHRIPMSLSILENAGIQPRFDTPECVSKSFPTFWEMWENVR, encoded by the coding sequence ATGACCACTGCGAATGATCTCATTCATATTGCCGCACCTGCCAGCAAATCCCTGTCGCACCGGGCTGTCATCGCAGCAGCTCTGTCCGAAGGAAAATCTCGGCTGACAGGTGTCCTCCAAAGCGTCGACCTTGACCACACTATGGATTGCCTTCGGGCCTGTGGTGCCACCATCGTCCGCAACAGCGATGGTTCAGTCGAGGTGACTGGCGTGTCCGGCACACCCCGAGGGGGAGAGAGCAAACCGGCAGATTTGGACGTCCATGAATCCGGCACCACCTGTCGCCTGATGACGGGTGTTGTTGCCGCAGGCAGGGGAAGCTTCCGTATCCACGGAGCACCCCGCATGCACGAGCGTCCTATTGGCGCGCTTGCTCAAGTCTTAGAAAATCTCGGCTCGGTGTTCGTATGGGAAGGGCAAAAGGGGTTTCCGCCTTTTGTTCTCTCCACTTCGGGTGTTTCCGGTGGCAGTGTGAATGTTGATGCAGGCGAGAGCAGCCAGTATGTTTCTGGATTGCTTTTGGCCGCCGCATGTGGTGCAGAGACGACTCGTCTCGGTCTTTCTGGTGAAAAAGTCGTGTCCTGGCCCTACGTCGCTCTGACTCTCCAGATTATGGAAGATTTCGGGGTTCCGGTTGAGGTCGAGGAATGCGACGAGAACGGCAACTTTGTTGCCTGCGACTGGCGCAGCATTACGCACGCCGTCCCCGGCAAAACGCGCTTTGTTGTGAAGCCCGGACGCTACCAGTCCCGCGACGCCGCTGTCGAAGGAGACTGGAGTAACGCATCCTACTTCCTTGCGGCTGGTGCGACTGGCAAACGGGCTATCGAACTGAGTGGCCTGCGTCAGGATTCCTTGCAGGGGGACCGCGCTATCTTGGACATTCTGGAAGAGATGGGCGCAGAAGTGAGCTGGAGCGAGAACGGCGTGAAAGTCGGTCCGCCAAAAAATGGCGCACTTCGCGGTGTAACGGTTGACATGGCTGCGTGTCCGGATATTGTTCCGACTGTCGCTGTTGTCGCGGCACAGGCCAGCTCCAGAACTGTCATTAGCGGAGCCGCGCATCTGCGCATCAAGGAATGTGACCGCATCGAAGCCATGCGCAGTCAGCTTTCAAAAGTTGGCGCCAAAGTGCAGGCAACAGACGATGGCCTGATTATTGACCCGGCCCCACTGACACCCGGCCCGGTCGATATGAAAAGTTTCGGAGATCACCGGATTCCCATGAGCCTTTCCATTCTGGAAAATGCAGGGATTCAGCCCCGGTTTGATACTCCTGAATGTGTTTCCAAATCATTTCCCACCTTCTGGGAAATGTGGGAAAACGTGAGATAA